The Pectinophora gossypiella chromosome 15, ilPecGoss1.1, whole genome shotgun sequence genome segment ACTGCCAGTCCTGGCGTGGACAGTGGCTCGTTGCCGACTGGTCTGCGCAGAACTGGAAGCAGAGTTGATGGCTGGTCTGCTACCAGCAGCACTGCTAGCCGGAGAGGGGGGGTACTACCTCACCGCCCTGTTCTCTGCTGTTGCAGTGCTGAAGAGACTGGCTCCGGAACCTGGTCCTGATAGTACTACTCCTGTAAGTGCTACTATTTTTCTTATGTGATTTATTAGATGGATTTCAACTTGGTGTAACCAAGAATCTTTTGTTGTACTTGTCTAGTATTCCATTTAAATAAAcgaatcttctaatttcatataaTTGGCTAGGTTAAAACTGTCAGAAACAGATTCAGTTCTTTCCTATcctaaaaaatatgtataaattgCTTTTTGTGATTCACGTCGCGTCGTTGATTGCGGGGAGCTTTATTATTTTGCTATAAGACCTCCTGTTATTTATACTCGTATCAAACAATTTGATTTACTCCAATATTTTCTTTTGACAGTGGCGACGTGGATCTTTAGAGGCGAACCGCGATGGGTGTCCGGTAGCGGTGGTTCGTGTGGCACTTCCTGACGAATGCCGGGGCTCCATCCGTCGTGTAGCGCTCCCCTGCCGGCCAGGGGCGCGCGCCCGCGACCTCTGCAGAGCTCTAGCGCACGCCGCAGCCATCACCAACCCACAGGACTACGCCCTGTTTGCTTTACACGACGGACATGGTTAGTTTTATCCTTCTAGACGTAATTTTCCTGTTAGTTCTTGTTGCACCTCCTCCGTACGAAGCGTAGCAGACAGGTATTTCTAATAAATTCCTACCTGAGATGTTTTCACTGCTCCAAATCTTAGAGTCTTCCTAAACGTTCCTGATTTGTTTCTGATCCATAGTGCGTCGAATTGCTATCATATCAGTATCTTtaacaatatttacataatctaaaattacaattaagtaaattatgttGACATAAAATATAGAATCAATAATGCCTATCTAATtacaagcataattattattatacttacctagttATCACACAAAACCCAGACGTGAATATATGTGATAACAAGACAATTATCCTTGTTCCGTATGTAAAGAAACTACAATAAACTAGATTATGTCGGTCAATATTACAATCAAGTTCAAGGGATTAAaggttataatattaataataaaattctttattaatcaaacaaggtacaatttaaacTGTTAACAGCGAGCCCTGCAATAGGGATCATCCTGTATCGGggtgtaaaattaataaaattatacatcaagtcCGGTAGAAACTTAACTtactagtaaaataaaaattaaaaattgtattaaGAAAATAAGAACGTAACAAATCTTAGAATCCAAAACATTGAGTACAATCTTTAAAGGTATtgagatttaaataaaaagagcaaaattttataaatgttttaatgttacTTTTGTTGCAGAAACTATGCTGAATGAAAACGACTGTCCGCAAGAAGTAATGACCGAGATGAAGAGTGGACAGAACTTTATACTCGCCTACAAGAGGATAGATGCCAAAATCGCATGGCCGCAACAGGCCCTACTATCCTACccctaaataggtacctactaagtacTCCAATAACGGCAATAGAAATCTCTTAGGAACTATAACTCaatatactttttactaaagaaTGTTTCTAATTGCCTTGAAATTCTGGTTGTTGAAAATCATGCTCGGTATTAAAACTACTATTGATTAAAGTACTATTGGACATTGGAAAttcctatatatttttatcttctgAACAATAAATCGAGTGATATTTTCTACGATATTACCCAACGGATTTTTATGTGCTATCTTCTTCGTAGTTAACTCATAAGTACATTGCTGATAGGCAGTATTTTTAAAAGCGTCGCTTCTTAAATACACGCATACTAATGTCATTTTTAATAATGTAGCTTTTGTACCCAATCTAGTTTGTAACTGAATGTAATCCGACTGAACATTTGTACATTCGTGTATCGTGTGGTTTTATTCGTAATCGTGTGATGTGTTGTAAAAAGTTCACCACTTTGTTTTATCAAGATAATTTGTTATAGGAACGGAACTCACTCCCTTTAAAAGGCAGTCAGTTTTTTACTCGGGCGTACTATAATTGTAAATGTTCCTAAAATTTCATAAAGTACCCTGATCGAACTCACCaaatttgtttttagttttaaaaattttagtatttctCTAAAATTTTTCTAGTTCTAATATTACTTTTGAAGTATCGGTATTTTTACTAAAACTAACTTGTTTATGAACTGTGATGTTATTCGTATTAGTAATGTAAGGTTTTGTATTGATTTTGTATATTCGTAGAGGAGtttcttaatataatttatttatatgtaatcTTAAGGAAGCGTATTTAAACCGACGTCAATGGACAAATTCTAGTGAACAATTTCTAATACCaataatatcaaaaaaaaaaatactactttcACTTCATGAAAATGCATAATGGCAAGATATGCAAGCAACGTCTAGAATTTGTTCATCAAATAACGTATTCAGATAAATAAACCATTAACACTGCCAGGTAGCatatttttgtaacttttatCAAAATAACAGTACATTTTGTATAGCAATCATCTCAATTATCTCCATAACAATCAATAAGTTCAATATCTGAATATGTTAGGGTGATCACCCATTTGTATTTATTACAGTCTTGTATTTTAACGTTAGTTATATAACGCGtataatattgtgtttttataacattttcagTCACTTGTGAAGAAGTAAACGAATTTTTACCAAaattatgttttctttctttgaatCATCGAAACACCCTAAATACAGTCACAAAATTAAAAGCATAGAATACGTTGCTATAGCAACGCAACATTTTGATACTTCAATAGTATTACCGGAACACAAACAAAACACTACCGCACTCAGCTCTCCAAAGTAGTGGGTGCTacaaaaagaatttaaaaaaaatgacagcAAATGATATGCATGCTAAATATCCTAATAAACAACCAACGAGGGTATGGGATCCTTTGAGGATAGAGTATCCAGTAAGGAAGTTCCCTGGTGCAGGCGAGACTAGCGTCACTATAGGACATGAATGGAGAGCAGTACCCGAGGTTTCAAAGAGTTTGGTAAGATAATGAACAAATTATTAAGTAATGTTAGAAACTAAGTTGAAGATGAAGGATATAACATACCTACTGCTTATGGACTCAAATCTTGTACATCGTAGATTACATAAAAACCAAGCATTTTTAATTCGTACTCTGCGTTATTTTCGCTACTatactgttctgggagcaaataaaaaacatagaacacgttcagctgcttgtcttcccgggcatgtcgtaaaatctgacagagggattgtttctttctaacatgatggactaatgttatgggcgataagctGATCCGTTATCacaataaggttcatcatatccagcttacgacatcgtatcaacagtggctgcaagttgtctttgattacttgtggctctgcccaccccattagggattacgggtgtgaatttatgtttgcatgtatgtatttttaaagaCATTTCACTGCAATCGATTACCaagaaattttattaatttgctATCTACTGCTTTCGATACAAAACCATATTAAGATAGTGtagagaaataaaaaagaaattgtagATGTTAGAAGCTGAAAATTAATATTTCCTACAGAAAATCCCTCTCGACGAAATCAAACGATACTATCGAGATTATACCGTCAGTATGGATTTGATGCGTTCACAATCCACAAAGGACTTCGGCGTCAAACATCCAGAAACTAAGAAATTCAACAAGCATACTTCGAGCACTGAGAATCTCTACATTTACCCACCAAACAAAAGGGTAAGTAATGTTAAGCAAGTATTTCTACAagataaaaaattgttacaGACTTTTGATTGTATGTTTTCTGTCacaaataatacttactttcggacaatcgggcgaTCAGCGTGCAATGTCGTAAGCAAACTAAGAATCATAAAGTATGTTTCATTCAtattgaaaagtaataaaaatattcatgcaACCGAAAACTCTGTGTTAGTTGAGCTGTTTATTAATTGAATTCACCAACGCAATATGAACGAAGAAACATTAACAATTTATGAACATCAAGATTACAGATCAACCACCACTTCAAGGAGTGTACGGCAGCACAGAAATGAGGAGCGCGTACAAAGTACCCACTACACCGGCCAGATTGGTCACTGACAAAGACCAGTTCAAACATCCTGCTAGTTTGCCTCTCGACCCAGTTAGTACTATAAAATTACAAAGACTATTGGACTccaattttgatttttattgtgAAGTCAATAAAAACacttacctattttatatttttcaaaatgtttcTTGATCGTGGTGTGCTTTCTACTTTACAGCCCTTTATCGAACCAAGTTTTCACAAAGAGATAGAGCCTTTGGACACGACGCATGAGGGTTTCCAGATATACTTGGACCCTTACTTGACAACCAACAGGCTTCATCATCGGCCATACACGGCGGAACAGCTCAGCAGACCATCTAATACGAGAGACATCGTCACTTATTATACGCTTTCTGATACTCCTATGGTATGAGAACTATTTAACTACTTACTACTAGATATAAAAAGAATGTCATCGGTACAAGGCATGGTATCGGATACAGGAGTTTGGCTAAAACCAATCAGATGAAGCTCAAATTAAACTTGTCCTGATTTTAGTCCCTAcctaagaataagaataaaataaatttattgccagtaacaatttacatttgctatataaactaagtaattatgaatattgcgaatacgggcaaaaggaaatggctcagcttgtgctgccatggagccatgttatggcgccatccagcgctggttttcagtcatttcctcttcctgggatattgtgcagCACAACTGAAATCCATGGCCCTGCCAATTCAAAATCCTGAATACGCCGTAATGAGTCATATGTCAAcaggttaacagcctccgtggtctaatggttagagcgttacgctcacgatctggaggtccgagttcgattcccgatggggacattgtcgaaatcactgtgtgagactgtcctttgtttggtaaggactttcaggcttgagtcacctgattgtccgaaaaagtaagatgattccgtgcttcggagggcacgttaagccgttggtcccggctattgaccgtaaaaacacctccaccaacccgcactggagcagcgtggtggagtatgctccataccccctccggttgattgaggggaggcctgtgcccagcagtgggacgtatataggcagtttatgtatgtatttatgagtCATATGTCATTTTAAACagagaataaaaaatatcatgttccaGGTTCGAACACCAAAAACCAAGCATGAAGAATGGCGGCTACCTCTGAGTAGGCCTAAGTCAATGTATGACCGAGAGAAATTCAAACAAGACTTCAGGGAAATTAGAACTCACAATAGACATAAATGGGTGCCAGGGTAAGTTAGATAGTTTAAAGTACCTAGAACGAGTAGTAATCTCAGAAACTTTTTAATGTGTAGGTATCGATcctacaaaatttatttatgacCGAACATTGGTTGTTATACTTTTAAGTCACTTCTTGCTTTTGAAGTGGTTCAATACGCAGGTTaaactttttcttatcgtgtgcgttgtgaagtggaatacctcatcaaccctggtgtcattgagttatgattgagccgccaaaggccatcagtaaatagtaaccggtaccaacggcttaccgggccttccgaagcacggatcatcttactttcggacaatcaggtgatcagcctgtaatgtcctgaacaaactaaggatcacaaagtgaattttgtgatatttatgtccccaccaggatttgaaaccggagcctccggatcggagtccaacgctcaaccacagatCACAGAGACCGTTGCAGGTTACACTAATATTCTTTGAACATTTAATGGTGCTAGTCCTCGAATAATAAGTTTTGTCATCTTTCAGGGCCTTTCGGACCGAAGTAAAGGATAACTACACACCTATCACAACAAGACCTGATTCCCGAATCCATAATTCAGAAGCAGAAGTCAGATCTATGTACCAAAGGGCTTTAGCTGATTTGCCTACAAATATAGATGTTGAATATTCAGCTTATCTGCAGGATTATAGAACTGAGAATTCTACAGTCGGTTCTGGGAAACCGCTCTGTACAATTATTGACCAGTATCCAGAAATGAACAAAAGATTAGAAATAAGGGAGAGAAATATTAGAAGTAAGTTTCAAAAGGCGTAAAGGCGTAGGCGTAAGGCATATTCTACAATCA includes the following:
- the LOC126373461 gene encoding uncharacterized protein LOC126373461; its protein translation is MTANDMHAKYPNKQPTRVWDPLRIEYPVRKFPGAGETSVTIGHEWRAVPEVSKSLKIPLDEIKRYYRDYTVSMDLMRSQSTKDFGVKHPETKKFNKHTSSTENLYIYPPNKRITDQPPLQGVYGSTEMRSAYKVPTTPARLVTDKDQFKHPASLPLDPPFIEPSFHKEIEPLDTTHEGFQIYLDPYLTTNRLHHRPYTAEQLSRPSNTRDIVTYYTLSDTPMVRTPKTKHEEWRLPLSRPKSMYDREKFKQDFREIRTHNRHKWVPGAFRTEVKDNYTPITTRPDSRIHNSEAEVRSMYQRALADLPTNIDVEYSAYLQDYRTENSTVGSGKPLCTIIDQYPEMNKRLEIRERNIRSKFQKA